A stretch of the Vagococcus xieshaowenii genome encodes the following:
- the ruvX gene encoding Holliday junction resolvase RuvX, with product MRIMGLDVGSKTVGVAISDRLGWTAQGIETIQINESAGEFGYQRVKELIDEYKVEKVVLGLPKNMNNTLGPRAEASMAYGDALAELYDIPVEYQDERLTTVEVERMLVEQANTSRSKRKKVIDKLAAVMILQNYLDRHSK from the coding sequence ATGAGAATTATGGGATTAGATGTTGGTTCTAAGACTGTCGGTGTTGCGATTAGTGATCGTTTAGGATGGACAGCTCAAGGAATCGAGACAATACAAATTAATGAGTCTGCAGGTGAATTTGGTTATCAACGTGTCAAAGAGTTAATCGATGAATACAAAGTTGAAAAAGTGGTCTTAGGTTTACCTAAGAACATGAACAATACCCTTGGGCCTCGTGCAGAAGCGTCAATGGCGTACGGGGATGCCTTAGCAGAACTTTATGATATACCAGTTGAGTATCAAGATGAACGTTTAACGACGGTTGAAGTAGAGCGTATGTTAGTAGAACAAGCTAATACATCACGTAGTAAACGTAAGAAAGTCATTGATAAATTAGCTGCAGTAATGATTTTACAAAATTATTTGGATAGACATTCAAAATAA
- a CDS encoding DUF1292 domain-containing protein: protein MGHNHDHDCQCGHDHTEEKHEGCGCGHNHDHSHEHDHREYITLVDEEGNEALFEILLTIDGEEEFADKKYVLLYPAEFDEDGEEEIDLLAYQYIESEDDTEGELKAIETDAEWDMIEEVFNAFAAEEE, encoded by the coding sequence ATGGGACATAATCACGATCACGATTGCCAATGCGGTCACGACCATACAGAAGAAAAACATGAAGGATGCGGATGTGGACATAACCATGACCATAGTCATGAACATGATCACCGTGAATACATCACATTAGTTGATGAAGAAGGAAATGAAGCATTATTCGAGATTTTATTAACAATTGACGGTGAAGAAGAATTCGCAGACAAAAAATATGTCTTATTATATCCAGCAGAATTCGATGAAGATGGCGAAGAAGAAATTGACTTATTAGCTTATCAATACATTGAAAGCGAAGATGATACAGAAGGCGAATTAAAAGCGATTGAAACAGATGCTGAATGGGATATGATTGAAGAAGTTTTCAATGCCTTTGCAGCAGAAGAAGAATAA
- a CDS encoding IreB family regulatory phosphoprotein — MNYTDETMQFDVNDLNKQSVSETLRIVYHALEEKGYNPVNQIVGYLLSGDPAYIPRYKEARNLIRRHERDEIMEELIRSYLSENGIS; from the coding sequence ATGAACTATACAGATGAGACTATGCAATTTGACGTCAATGACTTAAATAAACAATCAGTCAGTGAAACGTTACGTATTGTTTATCATGCATTAGAAGAAAAAGGCTACAACCCAGTGAATCAAATTGTTGGTTACTTATTATCTGGGGATCCAGCTTACATCCCACGTTATAAAGAAGCACGTAATTTAATACGTCGCCACGAACGTGATGAAATTATGGAAGAGTTAATCAGAAGTTATTTATCTGAGAATGGGATTAGTTAA